In Anaerolineae bacterium, the sequence CACCGCGAACACGCGGAAAGTCCCTCCCTCTCCCCGCCACAGGAAGGACCCGAACTGACTCTGGCCGATCTCCGTCCACTGGCCGGCGGACAGCCGCTCGATGCGGTACGACTCCCGTTCGGGGTCTGCGATCCACCCGAGATGGATCCAGCCGGGGCCGGCGGCTGTCTTCACGCCGGCCGCGGCCTGACGCTCGCGGACATCCTCCCTGGAGATGGAGCCGTAAAAATCGGCCTTGAGCGGCAGGTCCACATACAGGCGCATGATGATCTCCAGCAGGGCCCACACGCCCAGGAGAATGATCACCGTTTTCAGCAGTTTGCGCGCTCCGCGTCCCACCATCCTCGCGCCCTCCGCTCCTGGAACACTTCAAGGATGAAAACGCTGAACCCACAACCCCTACAGGCCAGCAACTGTCCGGCAGGCGCGACAAACAGGCCATGCCGGCCGGGGATCGGCGCATAGCCGCTGTCCGGCAGACCCTTTTTCGTCCTTCGTCTCGTTCGTCAGCCGGCCTATTCCGCCAGGCGCTTCTTCACGTCCGCCGCGAAATCCTCATAGCGGCGCAGGGGCGTGACCTCCACGAAGACGTGATGGCCGTGCTCTTTCATGATGGGCAGGTCCATGAGGATTTGGTCGAGCGTGTCGGGGCTGTCCACGTTCACGACGGCCACCACGCGCCGGGTGCCGACGCATTTCCACAGGTCAACGACCACGCCGGCCTGCTTGGCGCCCAGTGCGGCGTCAGCCTCCCGCGCCCAGATGGCGAACAGGTCCTTCTGCGTCATGGTCTCGGGGTACTCGACGTGGAAATCCAGCAGGTACAGCATCGCGCCTCCCTCCTTTGGGTGGTGCCGGCCGTCGTCCTGGCGGCC encodes:
- a CDS encoding muconolactone Delta-isomerase family protein, translated to MLYLLDFHVEYPETMTQKDLFAIWAREADAALGAKQAGVVVDLWKCVGTRRVVAVVNVDSPDTLDQILMDLPIMKEHGHHVFVEVTPLRRYEDFAADVKKRLAE